The window TCATCCACAAGAATATGACAATTGAAGCGCAGTGCGAGCAAGTGAGGAGAGTGAAAAGAGCTGAGAACGGAATGATCTATGATCCGGTCACTATCCGCGAGACAGCAACAGTCGGCGATGCCCTCTCGATGATGGCAAAGCACCATATCGGTGGAATCCCGGTAGTCGACGGAGACGGAAAGCTTATCGGAATAGTAACCAACAGAGACCTGAGGTTCAGGGTTGATTCCAGACTCCCGATAACTGAAGTCATGACCTCGAAGAACCTCGTGACTGCAAAGAAGGGAATCAGCCTTTCAGAGGCTACTGACATCCTGATGTGCCACAAGGTCGAGAAACTTCCGGTAGTCGACGATGACTACAAGCTGGTAGGACTTATCACCTACAAGGACCTCATGAAGATCAAGGACAACCCTATCGCCAGCAAGGACAGCAAAGGCCGTCTTCTCGTAGCTGCCGCCGTGGGTGTCAAGTCCGATACGATCGAGAGGATAGAGATGCTGGCTTCCGCAGGCGCAGATGCCGTAGTGGTCGACACCGCCCATGGCCATTCCCAGGGAGTGCTCAATGTCATCTCTGAATGCTGCAAGGTTTTCAAGAATAAGGAAATACAGATCATTGCCGGCAACGTCGCCACTGCAGAAGGCGCCAAAGCCCTCGCAGACGCAGGCGTAGATGCTGTCAAGGTCGGAATCGGGCCTGGTTCAATCTGCACCACCCGAATCATCGCCGGAGTCGGAATGCCTCAGCTCACGGCTGTCATGATGGCTGCAGATGCACTCAAGGGCAGGGATGTTCCGGTAATCGCTGACGGTGGTATC is drawn from Bacteroidales bacterium WCE2008 and contains these coding sequences:
- a CDS encoding inosine-5'-monophosphate dehydrogenase → MQRFLTSEIQEGLTFDDVLLIPAHSEVIPRDVDVTSRFTRDIVLRTPIVSAAMDTVTEAELAIAMARAGGIGVIHKNMTIEAQCEQVRRVKRAENGMIYDPVTIRETATVGDALSMMAKHHIGGIPVVDGDGKLIGIVTNRDLRFRVDSRLPITEVMTSKNLVTAKKGISLSEATDILMCHKVEKLPVVDDDYKLVGLITYKDLMKIKDNPIASKDSKGRLLVAAAVGVKSDTIERIEMLASAGADAVVVDTAHGHSQGVLNVISECCKVFKNKEIQIIAGNVATAEGAKALADAGVDAVKVGIGPGSICTTRIIAGVGMPQLTAVMMAADALKGRDVPVIADGGIRYSGDITKALAAGAGSVMAGSLFAGTEESPGETIILNGRKFKSYRGMGSLEAMEHGSKDRYFQDMEEDIKKLVPEGIVAQVPYKGTVSEVVYQLVGGLRAGMGYVGAKNIEMLREAKFVRITNAGFLESHPHDVTITKEAPNYSR